Proteins found in one Candidatus Nitrosopelagicus brevis genomic segment:
- a CDS encoding VOC family protein: MNIKRIGNIILEVKDLENSIKFYHEILGMPIKNERRNWVDLGQQSGGILSLHPASITTSHTGPSKENGILIGLTVGDLHSAMEELSAAKIEIFRDIQERQAGKNAIILDPDGYLISLFEPDFSDNKDKQTSGYVGFTPE; this comes from the coding sequence ATGAATATCAAACGAATTGGAAATATAATTTTAGAAGTTAAAGATTTGGAAAATTCTATAAAATTCTATCATGAAATCTTGGGAATGCCTATAAAAAATGAAAGGCGTAATTGGGTGGATTTGGGTCAACAATCTGGCGGAATATTGAGTTTACATCCTGCATCCATAACAACTTCTCATACAGGTCCATCAAAAGAAAATGGAATTTTAATTGGTTTGACGGTCGGAGATTTACATTCGGCCATGGAAGAATTATCTGCTGCAAAAATCGAAATATTTAGAGATATTCAAGAAAGGCAAGCAGGTAAAAATGCTATAATTTTAGATCCTGATGGATACTTGATTTCATTATTTGAACCTGATTTTTCAGATAACAAAGATAAACAAACATCAGGATATGTGGGATTTACCCCTGAGTAA
- a CDS encoding Lrp/AsnC ligand binding domain-containing protein, translated as MVRAVILVKSPKKLIAARLRKISNITESFPVSGQFDAVAVIDVTELSEIKNITTEIQKIPGVERTETMVEVNP; from the coding sequence TTGGTAAGGGCAGTAATACTTGTAAAATCTCCAAAAAAGCTCATAGCTGCAAGATTAAGAAAAATAAGTAACATTACTGAATCATTTCCTGTTAGCGGTCAATTTGATGCAGTAGCAGTAATTGATGTCACAGAACTATCTGAAATTAAAAATATAACAACTGAAATACAGAAAATACCTGGTGTTGAACGAACTGAAACCATGGTCGAAGTAAATCCCTAA